One region of Zingiber officinale cultivar Zhangliang chromosome 7B, Zo_v1.1, whole genome shotgun sequence genomic DNA includes:
- the LOC122005284 gene encoding uncharacterized protein LOC122005284 — MVEGRGRGEKRANGLGRSSSNSPRLFPQNGVAASSATSCSLRPPNKTQQAPDFFFCHGCARRFPSDEEGGDHLVHLRSQWRVVLLCGVCLASVKSAAVCSYCFSPVADSERCLFCPRCSCRVHLRCGDLEHRSVDPWRLNPRSFICIDCCAIPKRCGRSLILESRICQGTVATESSFVAEKADTNARFREDGFEKITADKGVAERASYASGVVSVTKQETPERNTYVASCTDEEIALQLHLAINGSRRISRSSGGASLDLKLCANHGDQIGRAGNLGGRKFCKTVDKCLEDKFSEVVTATTEFCQGSNGTSCSKDKKLMDDDLIDGQADMTLIEDQGSSSSKVVKIHSEDHDLDCIASNCERKKECASVLYPSICRRDVLEKTELLQKDDISIPDKYLKKYSRRRLRLKGLADQRIII; from the coding sequence ATGGttgaaggaagaggaagaggcgAGAAGAGAGCTAACGGCCTCGGCCGTTCTTCTTCTAATTCCCCTCGTTTGTTCCCCCAAAACGGCGTCGCTGCCTCCTCCGCAACCTCCTGTTCCCTCCGTCCCCCAAACAAGACTCAGCAAGCTCCGGACTTCTTTTTCTGCCATGGTTGTGCCCGTCGCTTTCCCTCCGACGAGGAGGGAGGAGATCACCTCGTACATCTCCGATCCCAGTGGCGAGTCGTCCTCCTTTGCGGTGTCTGTCTCGCCAGCGTCAAATCTGCAGCCGTCTGCTCCTACTGCTTCTCCCCCGTCGCCGACTCTGAACGCTGCCTTTTCTGCCCCCGCTGTTCCTGCAGAGTTCATCTCCGATGCGGCGATCTTGAGCACCGATCCGTCGATCCTTGGCGCCTCAATCCAAGATCGTTCATCTGCATCGATTGCTGTGCGATTCCTAAACGTTGCGGAAGGAGCTTGATTCTGGAGAGCAGGATCTGTCAGGGGACGGTGGCAACGGAATCAAGCTTTGTGGCGGAAAAGGCCGATACAAACGCTAGGTTTAGGGAGGACGGTTTCGAGAAGATAACTGCAGATAAAGGTGTCGCCGAGAGGGCGAGTTATGCATCTGGTGTTGTTTCCGTGACCAAGCAGGAAACTCCTGAGCGGAATACATATGTGGCTTCGTGTACCGATGAAGAAATAGCTCTCCAGCTTCATCTGGCCATCAATGGTTCAAGGAGGATCTCGAGGAGTTCAGGTGGTGCTTCTCTAGATCTGAAATTGTGTGCGAATCATGGTGATCAAATTGGCAGGGCTGGAAATTTAGGAGGTCGAAAATTTTGCAAAACAGTTGATAAATGCTTGGAGGATAAGTTCTCTGAGGTCGTGACAGCCACAACGGAGTTTTGTCAGGGATCAAATGGTACTTCATGTTCCAAGGACAAGAAGTTGATGGATGATGATCTTATAGATGGTCAGGCCGATATGACTTTGATAGAGGATCAAGGAAGCAGTTCTAGTAAAGTTGTTAAGATCCACAGTGAAGACCATGATTTGGACTGCATTGCTTCCAATTGTGAGAGGAAGAAAGAATGTGCCTCCGTATTGTATCCGTCAATTTGCCGGAGAGATGTCCTGGAAAAAACTGAGTTGCTACAAAAGGATGATATATCAATACCAGATAAGTATCTCAAAAAGTATTCTAGGAGGAGGTTGAGATTAAAAGGTTTGGCTGATCAAAGGATAATCATCTAG